In Pseudomonas sp. GCEP-101, one DNA window encodes the following:
- a CDS encoding GyrI-like domain-containing protein, protein MKYRIIELPAFEVVGMEYRGSAPGDSIGQLWQRFLPREEDVVASATDKTAYGVCTQLPGGEFHYIAGLPVDAGAAVPEGMVRFTVPAQKYAVFTHIGPVDAIADSFQAIYSSLLARHGLEPKKGVDLERYTERFLGPQDPASETDLYVPIY, encoded by the coding sequence ATGAAATACCGCATCATCGAACTACCCGCCTTCGAGGTGGTGGGCATGGAATACCGCGGCAGCGCGCCGGGCGACAGCATCGGCCAGCTGTGGCAGCGCTTCCTGCCACGGGAGGAGGACGTCGTGGCCAGCGCCACGGACAAGACCGCCTATGGCGTCTGCACCCAGTTGCCGGGCGGCGAGTTCCATTACATCGCCGGCCTACCGGTGGACGCCGGCGCGGCCGTACCCGAGGGCATGGTGCGCTTCACGGTGCCAGCGCAGAAGTATGCGGTGTTCACCCACATCGGCCCGGTCGATGCCATCGCCGACAGCTTCCAGGCCATCTATTCCAGCCTGCTCGCCCGCCATGGCCTGGAGCCGAAGAAAGGCGTGGACCTGGAGCGCTACACCGAGCGCTTCCTGGGCCCACAGGACCCGGCGTCGGAGACCGATCTCTACGTCCCCATCTATTAA
- the osmE gene encoding osmotically-inducible lipoprotein OsmE produces MYKRSLLALMVLASVAGCASTKVQNPVNYITFRDQPLVRNVEKGMSQEEVLKIGGTPSSTQKRLMKPGSCNSYILSKDGQQQPFYVSFDGSGRVDGSGFLTCSELDRHERDYQP; encoded by the coding sequence ATGTACAAGCGATCACTGCTGGCGCTGATGGTACTGGCCTCGGTGGCGGGCTGCGCGTCCACCAAGGTGCAGAACCCGGTCAACTACATCACCTTCCGCGACCAGCCGCTGGTGCGCAATGTCGAGAAGGGGATGAGCCAGGAAGAAGTCCTGAAGATTGGCGGCACGCCGTCCTCGACGCAGAAGCGCCTGATGAAGCCGGGCAGCTGCAACAGCTACATCCTCAGCAAGGACGGCCAGCAACAGCCGTTCTACGTGAGCTTCGACGGCAGCGGCCGGGTCGATGGCTCGGGCTTTCTGACCTGTTCCGAACTGGACCGGCACGAGCGCGACTACCAGCCCTGA
- a CDS encoding phage infection protein, whose product MKTKIALSLALTSLMTASAVFAAPAILNNGPRSSEQLQQQSAQARVAANGTERTIDRLHQQMSEGRVADNGSERTIDRLHKQMDEARVADNGSERTIDRLHQQMEGARVADNGSERTIDRLHQQMDDVRVAENGSERTIDRLHSNMVAESGGDTVYDAHLKRVS is encoded by the coding sequence ATGAAAACCAAGATCGCCCTCAGCCTTGCACTGACTTCCCTGATGACCGCCAGCGCCGTGTTCGCCGCTCCGGCCATCCTCAACAACGGCCCGCGCAGCAGCGAGCAACTGCAGCAGCAGAGCGCCCAGGCCCGCGTCGCTGCCAACGGCACCGAGCGCACCATCGATCGCCTGCACCAGCAAATGAGCGAAGGCCGCGTGGCCGACAACGGCTCCGAACGCACCATCGATCGCCTGCACAAGCAAATGGACGAAGCCCGCGTTGCCGACAACGGCTCCGAGCGCACCATCGACCGCCTGCACCAGCAAATGGAAGGCGCCCGAGTCGCCGACAACGGTTCCGAGCGCACCATCGACCGTCTGCATCAGCAAATGGATGACGTCCGCGTCGCCGAGAACGGCTCCGAGCGCACCATCGACCGCCTGCACAGCAACATGGTCGCCGAGTCCGGTGGTGACACCGTGTACGACGCCCACCTCAAGCGTGTTTCCTGA
- a CDS encoding AsmA family protein has protein sequence MTRGKRICLWSFIGFLAVIAALVVFIATFDWNRLKPTINDKVSAELGRPFAINGDLQVFWRTEPEEGGWRGYVPWPHFSAADITLANPAWAAGKTRSANFASLEKVEFRLAPLPLLWQTVKIPQIVLTRPSADLLRLADGRATWTFELPKKDEDPNAPAEQSSWTLDIGEIGFDKGSVTLDDQHLKTRLELLVDPLGKPVPFGQLAGKALAGGDKAATQDYVFGWKLKGQYKGLPLAGAGKVGGMLALQDATKPFPVQADVSAGSTRASIVGTLTDPLNLGALDLRLKLAGSSMANLFPLTGVTLPDTPAYETDGRLKAELHDSAGARFHYENFNGKVGDSDLHGDLVFVNRQPRPKLSGKLRSEQLRMADLGPLIGADSNQEKQARGQSTRQPADKVLPVEEFRTDRWRAMDADVEFTGKRIVHSDKLPISDLYTHLVLNDGLLTLEPLRFGVAGGSLDSHIRLDGGKTPLQSRVQLQARNFKLKELFPSFAPMQSSFGELNGDAALSGTGNSVATLLAGANGEMKLLINDGRISRSLMEIAGLNVGNYVVNKLFGDDEVKINCAAADVGITNGLATPRVFAFDTENAIITVDGTANFATEQLDLDITPQSKGVRIFSLRSPLYVQGTFKNPKAGVQVVPLAARGAGMVALGVAVAPAAALLALIAPSKQDDNQCAALLQQMKQPPKAPAPAKRK, from the coding sequence ATGACGCGCGGGAAAAGAATCTGCCTCTGGAGCTTCATCGGTTTCCTCGCGGTGATCGCCGCGCTAGTGGTGTTCATCGCCACGTTCGACTGGAACCGGCTGAAGCCCACCATCAACGACAAAGTCTCGGCCGAGCTGGGGCGGCCCTTCGCCATTAACGGCGACCTGCAGGTGTTCTGGCGCACGGAGCCCGAAGAGGGCGGCTGGCGCGGCTACGTGCCGTGGCCGCACTTCAGCGCCGCCGATATCACCCTGGCCAACCCGGCCTGGGCCGCCGGCAAGACGCGCTCGGCGAACTTTGCCAGCCTGGAGAAAGTCGAGTTCCGCCTCGCCCCGCTACCGCTGCTGTGGCAGACGGTGAAGATCCCGCAGATCGTCCTGACCCGCCCCAGTGCGGACCTGCTGCGCCTGGCCGATGGTCGCGCAACCTGGACCTTCGAGCTGCCGAAGAAGGATGAAGACCCCAACGCGCCGGCCGAGCAGTCCTCCTGGACGCTCGACATCGGCGAGATCGGCTTCGACAAGGGCAGCGTGACCCTCGATGACCAGCACCTGAAGACCCGCCTCGAACTGCTGGTGGATCCGCTGGGCAAGCCGGTGCCGTTCGGTCAACTGGCGGGCAAGGCACTGGCGGGCGGCGACAAGGCCGCGACCCAGGACTACGTGTTCGGCTGGAAACTCAAGGGCCAGTACAAGGGCCTGCCGCTTGCCGGCGCGGGCAAGGTCGGTGGCATGCTGGCCCTGCAGGACGCCACCAAGCCCTTCCCGGTACAGGCTGACGTGTCCGCCGGCAGCACCCGCGCCAGCATCGTCGGTACGCTGACCGACCCGCTGAACCTGGGCGCGCTGGACCTGCGCCTGAAACTGGCTGGCAGCAGCATGGCCAACCTCTTCCCGCTCACCGGCGTCACCCTGCCCGACACGCCGGCCTACGAAACCGACGGGCGCCTCAAGGCCGAGCTGCACGACTCCGCCGGCGCACGCTTCCACTATGAAAACTTCAACGGCAAGGTCGGCGACAGCGACCTGCATGGCGATCTCGTCTTCGTCAACCGCCAGCCGCGGCCCAAGCTCTCCGGCAAGCTGCGCTCGGAGCAACTGCGCATGGCTGACCTGGGCCCGCTGATTGGCGCCGATTCCAACCAGGAAAAACAGGCGCGCGGCCAGAGCACCCGCCAGCCGGCGGACAAGGTGCTGCCTGTGGAGGAATTCCGCACCGACCGCTGGCGCGCCATGGATGCCGACGTCGAGTTCACCGGCAAGCGCATCGTGCACAGCGACAAGCTGCCGATCAGCGACCTCTATACCCACCTGGTGCTCAACGACGGCCTGCTGACCCTGGAACCACTGCGCTTCGGCGTGGCGGGCGGCTCGCTGGATTCGCACATCCGCCTGGACGGCGGCAAGACCCCGCTGCAGAGCAGGGTCCAGCTGCAGGCGCGCAACTTCAAGCTCAAGGAGCTGTTCCCCAGCTTCGCGCCGATGCAGTCCAGCTTCGGCGAGCTGAATGGCGACGCGGCGCTGAGCGGCACCGGCAACTCGGTGGCGACCCTCCTCGCCGGCGCCAACGGCGAGATGAAGCTGCTGATCAACGATGGGCGCATCAGCCGCAGCCTGATGGAGATCGCCGGGCTCAACGTCGGCAACTACGTGGTGAACAAGCTGTTCGGCGATGACGAGGTGAAGATCAACTGCGCCGCCGCCGATGTCGGCATCACCAATGGCCTGGCCACGCCGCGGGTGTTCGCCTTCGATACCGAGAACGCGATCATCACCGTGGACGGCACGGCCAATTTCGCCACCGAGCAGCTGGACCTGGACATCACCCCGCAGAGCAAGGGGGTGCGCATCTTCTCCCTGCGTTCGCCGCTGTACGTGCAGGGCACCTTCAAGAATCCCAAGGCCGGTGTGCAGGTGGTACCGCTGGCGGCGCGTGGCGCGGGGATGGTCGCCCTGGGCGTGGCGGTGGCCCCGGCGGCGGCGCTGCTGGCGCTGATCGCGCCCAGCAAGCAGGACGACAACCAGTGCGCCGCGCTGCTGCAACAGATGAAGCAGCCGCCCAAGGCGCCGGCACCGGCGAAGCGGAAATAG
- a CDS encoding ferritin-like domain-containing protein translates to MNQAQLTDVQTLRQRARQNIEEGAVTEGYHADRETVLRLLNESLATELVCYLRYKRHYFMATGLKASVAAAEFLEHAGQELQHADQLAERIMQLGGEPDFNPNGLTERSHAEYVAGANLREMITENLVAERIAIDSYREIVVYLGDDDPTTRRLFEEILAQEEEHADDMADLLQDLK, encoded by the coding sequence ATGAACCAGGCACAACTGACCGACGTCCAGACCCTGCGCCAGCGGGCGCGCCAGAACATCGAGGAAGGCGCGGTGACCGAGGGCTACCATGCCGACCGCGAAACCGTGCTGCGCCTGCTCAACGAGTCGCTGGCCACCGAACTGGTGTGCTACCTGCGCTACAAGCGCCACTACTTCATGGCCACCGGCCTGAAGGCCAGCGTGGCCGCCGCCGAATTCCTCGAGCACGCCGGCCAGGAACTGCAGCACGCCGACCAGTTGGCCGAGCGCATCATGCAGCTGGGCGGCGAGCCGGACTTCAACCCCAACGGGCTGACCGAGCGCTCCCACGCCGAATACGTGGCTGGCGCCAACCTACGCGAGATGATCACCGAAAACCTGGTCGCCGAACGCATCGCCATCGACAGCTACCGCGAGATCGTGGTCTACCTGGGCGATGACGACCCGACCACGCGCCGCCTGTTCGAGGAGATCCTCGCCCAGGAAGAAGAGCACGCCGACGACATGGCCGACCTGCTGCAAGACCTGAAGTAA